In a genomic window of Lagopus muta isolate bLagMut1 chromosome 2, bLagMut1 primary, whole genome shotgun sequence:
- the SNX5 gene encoding sorting nexin-5 codes for MALLRDGVQSKLRSVSVDLNVDPSLQIDIPDALSEKDKVKFTVHTKTTLPAFQSPEFSVTRQHEDFVWLHDTLSETEEYAGLIIPPAPSKPDFDGPREKMQKLGEGEVSMTKEEFAKMKQELEAEYLAVFKKTVSSHEIFLQRISSHPVLSKDHNFCVFLEYDQDLSVRRKNTKEMLGFLLKSVVKSADEILLSGVKEVDDFFEQEKTFLVNYHNRIKDACAKADKMTRSRKNIADDYIYTSACLNNLALEEPTVIKKYLLKVAELFEKLRKVESRVSSDEDLKLSELLRYYMLNIDAAKDLLYRRARALVGYENSNKALDKARLKSKDVNLAEAHQQDCYQKFEKISESAKQELISFKQKRITAFRKNLIEMAELEIKHAKNNVSLLQSCIDLLKN; via the exons CTGAGGTCTGTATCTGTAGACCTGAATGTTGATCCTTCTCTTCAAATTGATATACCTGATGCTCTGAGTGAAAAGGACAAAGTGAAGTTCACGGTACATACTAAG ACTACGCTGCCAGCTTTTCAAAGTCCTGAGTTTTCAGTTACAAGGCAGCATGAAGATTTTGTGTGGCTGCATGACACACTCAGTGAAACTGAGGAGTATGCAGGACTTATT ATACCTCCAGCCCCTTCCAAGCCTGACTTTGATGGTCCCAGAGAGAAGATGCAGAAACTAGGGGAAGGAGAAGTATCTATGACCAAAGAAGAGTTTGCCAAAATGAAGCAAGAGCTAGAAGC tgaataCCTCGCTGTCTTCAAGAAGACTGTGTCATCACATGAAATCTTCCTTCAGCGGATTTCTTCTCACCCTGTGCTCAGCAAAGATCacaatttttgtgttttcttggaGTATGACCAGGAT CTGAGTGTTCGGAGGAAAAACACGAAAGAGATGCTTGGTTTCCTTCTAAAAAGTGTGGTAAAGAGTGCAGATGAAATCCTCTTGTCTGGAGTCAAG GAAGTAGATGACTTTTTTGAGCAAGAGAAGACTTTTCTTGTAAACTACCACAACAGAATCAAGGATGCATGTGCAAAAGCAGATAAGATGACAAGATCTCGTAAAA ATATTGCAGATGACTATATTTATACTTCAGCTTGCTTGAACAACCTGGCATTAGAAGAACCTACAGTTATCAAAAA GTACTTGCTGAAAGTTGCTGAACTCTTCGAGAAACTCAGG AAGGTGGAGAGTAGAGTTTCATCTGATGAAGACTTAAAGCTCTCTGAACTGTTGAGGTACTACATGCTCAATATAGATGCTGCTAAG GATCTTCTGTACAGACGTGCAAGGGCTCTTGTTGGTTATGAAAATTCAAACAAAGCTTTAGACAAAGCCAGGCTAAAGAGCAAGGATGTCAATCTGGCTGAGGCACATCAACAGGATTGTTACCAGAAGTTTGAAAAGATTTCAGAATCTGCAAAACAAG AATTGATAAGCTtcaaacagaagagaataaCAGCCTTCCGCAAAAACCTAATTGAAATGgcagaactggaaataaaacatgcaAAG AATAACGTCTCTCTCCTGCAAAGCTGTATTGACTTGCTCAAGAACTAA